In Mycobacterium sp. Aquia_216, a genomic segment contains:
- a CDS encoding oxidoreductase → MSEKVWFLTGASRGFGLEIARKILAQGDRVVATARRAEQILTHLPDAGDALLPIDLDVTNADQAAQAVRSAVDAFGRIDVLVNNAGRGLLGAVEEASDASVRAVYEVNVFGTLTMQRAVLPIMRRQRCGHIINISSVGGLLGSPGWGIYCSTKFAMEGFSEALAKEVRPLGIWVTIVEPGYFRTDFLDVSSLGTEETVIADYESTAGAVRAHAADVNHAQPGDPIKAAAAIVDIASAAEPPLHLLLGTDCVAAVEAKIDDLEADIDAWRTLSTSTDLESNT, encoded by the coding sequence GTGTCGGAAAAGGTGTGGTTTCTCACCGGAGCGTCTCGTGGATTTGGGCTTGAGATCGCCCGCAAGATCCTGGCTCAAGGAGATCGGGTGGTGGCCACCGCGCGGCGCGCGGAGCAGATCCTCACCCACCTTCCCGACGCCGGCGACGCCCTGCTCCCGATCGACCTCGATGTCACCAATGCCGATCAAGCGGCCCAGGCGGTCCGGTCGGCGGTCGACGCGTTCGGCCGGATCGACGTGCTGGTGAACAACGCCGGCCGCGGACTGCTCGGCGCCGTCGAGGAGGCTTCCGACGCCTCGGTCCGAGCCGTCTACGAGGTCAACGTGTTCGGCACCCTGACGATGCAGCGGGCGGTGCTGCCGATCATGCGTCGGCAGCGCTGCGGTCACATCATCAACATCAGCTCGGTCGGCGGACTGCTCGGTTCGCCCGGGTGGGGCATCTACTGCTCGACCAAGTTTGCGATGGAAGGGTTCAGCGAGGCGCTGGCCAAAGAGGTTCGGCCGCTGGGGATCTGGGTCACGATCGTCGAACCCGGCTATTTCCGTACCGATTTCCTCGACGTGTCCAGCCTCGGCACCGAAGAGACCGTCATCGCCGACTACGAATCCACCGCCGGGGCCGTGCGCGCGCACGCGGCGGACGTCAACCACGCCCAGCCCGGTGACCCGATCAAGGCGGCCGCGGCCATCGTCGACATCGCGTCGGCCGCCGAGCCGCCCCTGCATCTGCTGCTGGGCACCGACTGCGTCGCCGCGGTGGAGGCCAAGATCGACGACCTCGAGGCCGACATCGACGCGTGGCGGACACTCTCGACGTCGACCGACCTAGAGTCCAATACATGA
- a CDS encoding nitroreductase family protein produces the protein MTLNLSVDELLTTTRSVRKRLDFDKPVSREVLTECLELALQAPTGSNAQGWQWLFVEDAEKKKAIGDIYLERARLYLSTPKPAYPEGDTRGERMPKVVDSALYLAERMHEAPVLLIPCLEGRPDKSPLGGVSFWASLFPAVWSFCLALRSRGLGSCWTTLHLVGDGEREAAEVLGIPYDDYSQGGLFPIAYTKGTDFKPAKRLPAETLTHWNTW, from the coding sequence ATGACCCTCAACTTGTCCGTCGACGAACTCCTGACCACCACCCGCTCGGTTCGCAAACGCCTGGACTTCGACAAGCCGGTGTCCCGTGAAGTCCTGACCGAATGCCTCGAGCTGGCGTTGCAGGCGCCGACCGGCTCCAACGCGCAGGGCTGGCAGTGGCTGTTCGTCGAAGACGCCGAGAAGAAGAAGGCCATCGGCGACATCTACCTCGAGCGGGCCCGGCTCTACCTCAGCACGCCGAAGCCCGCATACCCGGAGGGCGACACCCGCGGCGAACGGATGCCCAAGGTCGTCGACTCGGCGCTGTACCTTGCCGAGCGCATGCACGAGGCGCCGGTGCTGCTGATCCCGTGTCTCGAAGGCCGTCCAGACAAGTCGCCGCTGGGCGGGGTGTCATTCTGGGCCTCGCTGTTCCCGGCCGTCTGGAGTTTCTGCCTGGCGCTGCGTTCCCGCGGGCTGGGCTCGTGCTGGACGACGCTGCATCTGGTCGGCGACGGCGAACGCGAAGCCGCCGAGGTGCTCGGCATCCCCTACGACGACTACAGCCAGGGTGGGCTGTTCCCGATCGCCTACACCAAAGGCACCGACTTCAAGCCGGCGAAGCGGCTGCCCGCCGAGACCCTGACGCACTGGAACACCTGGTAA
- a CDS encoding class I SAM-dependent methyltransferase has product MVEQSLWMQKVSADPGHSNWYIERFRAMARAGDDLAGEARLVDALAPRGAHILDAGCGPGRLGGYLAQVGHRVVGVDVDPALIAAAEQDYPGPRWLVGDLAELDLPARGIVEPFDVVVSAGNVMAFLAPSTRAQVLNRLRAHVADDGRAAIGFGAGRDYEFTEFLGHASDAGFAPDLLLSTWDLRPFADDSDFLVAILRPA; this is encoded by the coding sequence ATGGTCGAGCAGAGTCTCTGGATGCAGAAGGTTTCCGCCGATCCCGGCCATTCGAACTGGTATATCGAGCGTTTCCGTGCCATGGCCCGCGCCGGTGACGATCTGGCCGGGGAGGCCCGCCTGGTGGACGCCTTGGCGCCCCGCGGTGCCCACATCCTCGATGCCGGCTGCGGCCCCGGCCGGTTGGGCGGATATCTGGCCCAGGTCGGCCACCGGGTGGTCGGCGTCGACGTAGACCCGGCGCTCATCGCCGCCGCCGAGCAGGATTATCCCGGACCGCGCTGGCTCGTCGGCGACCTCGCCGAATTGGACTTGCCCGCGCGCGGCATCGTCGAACCGTTCGACGTCGTCGTGTCCGCCGGCAACGTCATGGCGTTCCTTGCCCCGAGCACCCGGGCCCAGGTGCTGAACCGCCTGCGTGCCCACGTCGCCGACGACGGCCGGGCGGCGATCGGCTTCGGTGCCGGCCGCGACTACGAGTTCACCGAGTTTCTGGGGCACGCATCGGACGCGGGGTTCGCGCCCGATCTGCTGCTGTCCACTTGGGATCTGCGACCGTTCGCCGACGACTCCGACTTCCTCGTCGCGATCCTTCGGCCCGCGTAG
- a CDS encoding sensor histidine kinase — translation MTMFNRPATPVEAAPPESAKVHATAAAPAKRPPTWSPSNWPVRWKVLAIVLVPLVLAAVFGGLRVNTAMSSSSGLRLAAARADLLPTLTKYMSALDVALLANSTGRDVGGAEKNYAARKGELQQRLADTDVIPDVRSGVSTLLGGGQSLLDKVADNSIGLRDRVTTYAPLLLTAEDVINASVRVDDEQIRAQAQGLSRAVGARGQMTMQEILVTRGAELPEPQLRTSMITLAGTEPSTLFGMSQVLGVGSPDAKTLQQQMVTRMAIMSDPASVLVDNPDLLRSIQTTDSIAERVIADATASVTKSVQTQASDRRNAAIVDGVLVLAAIVIALIIVLLMARALVVPLRALRDGALKVAHTDLEEEIAHVKAGGAEPIPAPLPVYTTEEIGQVAHAVDELHTQALLLAGDEARLRLLVNDMFETMSRRSRSLVDQQLSLIDRLERNEEDPERLDSLFRLDHLAARLRRNSANLLVLAGAQLARDQREPVGLSTVINAAVSEVEDYRRVQIAGLPDCMLIGAAAGGAIHLFAELIDNALRYSPPSTFARISAARGGDGGVVLRIADSGLGMNDADRRMANMRLQAGGEVTPDNARHMGLFVVGRIAARHGIRVGLRGPAPDEAGSGTTAEIYLPPALLEGFHDGPAEASAVPRERIRAVSSPSAKLASAIAAPDGVNGGTRQRPAAPAADNGAGEAPPPISLLPRRSPGSSGITDVPAPPAAQQSPRRELATPYWENENQRRPEAAPPPKAPKPTPSVSDTSAFFAARPRGPGNPPPTPVAPPAPPQGPAAGGSKDDVIYRRMLSEMMGDPHDLVNSPDLDWQSVWDRGWSLAAEAEHKPVEERTAEHGLPVRTPGARLVPGAANGVGVSDQQHRSQDADESLVGSSNGLHAARDPEAVRASFSSHFGGVRSGRSHARHSSQGPDEE, via the coding sequence ATGACCATGTTCAATCGCCCGGCCACGCCGGTCGAGGCGGCGCCCCCCGAGTCCGCCAAAGTCCACGCCACCGCGGCGGCCCCCGCGAAACGCCCGCCGACCTGGTCGCCGAGCAACTGGCCGGTCCGGTGGAAGGTCCTGGCGATTGTGCTGGTCCCGCTGGTCCTGGCGGCGGTGTTCGGCGGACTACGCGTCAACACCGCAATGTCGAGCTCCAGCGGTCTACGCCTTGCCGCCGCTCGCGCCGACTTGCTGCCGACGCTCACCAAATACATGTCGGCTTTGGATGTCGCGTTGTTGGCGAACTCCACCGGACGCGATGTCGGGGGTGCCGAGAAGAACTACGCCGCGCGCAAGGGCGAACTGCAGCAGCGACTGGCCGACACCGACGTCATTCCCGACGTCCGCTCGGGGGTGAGCACCCTGCTGGGCGGCGGTCAATCGCTGCTGGACAAGGTGGCCGACAACAGCATTGGTTTGCGGGACCGGGTGACCACCTATGCGCCGCTGCTGCTGACGGCCGAGGACGTCATCAACGCCTCGGTACGCGTGGACGACGAGCAGATCCGTGCGCAGGCACAGGGTTTGAGCCGGGCAGTCGGCGCCCGCGGCCAGATGACGATGCAGGAGATCTTGGTGACCCGCGGCGCCGAGCTGCCCGAGCCGCAGCTGCGTACGTCGATGATCACCTTGGCCGGCACCGAACCGTCGACGCTGTTCGGCATGAGCCAAGTGCTCGGTGTGGGCTCGCCCGACGCCAAGACACTGCAGCAGCAAATGGTGACCCGGATGGCGATCATGTCCGATCCGGCCAGCGTGCTCGTCGACAACCCGGACTTGCTGCGCTCGATCCAAACCACCGACTCGATCGCCGAGCGGGTCATCGCCGACGCCACCGCGTCGGTGACCAAGTCGGTGCAAACCCAAGCCAGCGACCGGCGTAACGCCGCGATCGTCGACGGCGTCCTGGTGCTGGCCGCCATCGTGATCGCACTGATCATCGTCTTGCTGATGGCGCGTGCGCTGGTGGTGCCGCTGCGAGCGCTGCGCGACGGCGCGCTCAAGGTCGCCCATACCGACCTCGAGGAGGAGATCGCCCACGTCAAAGCCGGTGGCGCCGAACCGATTCCGGCTCCATTGCCGGTGTACACCACCGAGGAGATCGGCCAGGTTGCGCACGCGGTGGACGAACTGCACACCCAGGCCCTGTTGCTGGCCGGCGACGAGGCGCGCCTGCGACTGCTGGTCAACGACATGTTCGAGACGATGTCGCGGCGCAGCCGGTCACTGGTCGATCAACAGTTATCGTTGATCGACCGGCTGGAGCGCAACGAAGAGGATCCCGAGCGCCTCGACAGCCTCTTCCGGTTGGATCACCTGGCCGCGCGGCTGCGCCGCAACAGTGCCAACCTGCTGGTGCTCGCCGGTGCCCAGCTGGCCCGCGACCAGCGTGAGCCGGTCGGACTATCGACCGTGATCAACGCCGCCGTGTCCGAGGTCGAGGATTACCGCCGGGTCCAAATCGCCGGGCTGCCCGACTGCATGCTGATCGGTGCGGCCGCCGGTGGGGCCATCCATCTGTTCGCCGAGCTGATCGACAACGCCCTGCGCTACTCGCCGCCGTCGACGTTCGCCCGGATCTCCGCGGCACGGGGCGGCGACGGCGGCGTGGTGCTGCGCATCGCCGACTCGGGCCTGGGGATGAACGACGCCGATCGGCGCATGGCCAACATGCGGCTGCAGGCCGGCGGTGAGGTCACCCCCGACAATGCCCGCCACATGGGGCTTTTCGTGGTGGGCCGGATCGCCGCGAGGCACGGCATCCGGGTCGGGCTGCGCGGTCCGGCACCGGACGAGGCGGGCTCCGGCACGACCGCCGAGATCTACCTGCCGCCGGCGTTGCTGGAGGGCTTCCACGACGGCCCGGCCGAAGCCTCCGCGGTGCCGCGGGAACGAATCCGCGCGGTCTCGTCGCCGAGCGCCAAACTGGCCAGTGCGATCGCGGCGCCCGACGGTGTGAACGGCGGGACGCGGCAGCGCCCCGCCGCGCCGGCAGCCGACAACGGAGCCGGTGAGGCGCCTCCGCCGATCTCGTTGTTGCCCCGCCGCAGCCCCGGATCCAGCGGCATCACCGACGTTCCCGCTCCACCCGCCGCGCAGCAGTCACCCCGGCGTGAGCTGGCTACTCCCTATTGGGAGAACGAGAACCAACGGCGGCCGGAGGCGGCGCCACCGCCGAAAGCACCGAAGCCGACCCCGTCGGTGTCGGACACCTCGGCGTTCTTCGCGGCGCGGCCGCGCGGGCCCGGCAACCCGCCACCCACCCCAGTCGCTCCGCCCGCCCCGCCGCAAGGCCCCGCTGCCGGCGGGTCGAAGGACGATGTGATCTACCGGCGGATGCTCTCGGAGATGATGGGTGACCCGCACGACCTGGTCAACAGCCCGGACTTGGACTGGCAATCGGTGTGGGACCGCGGCTGGTCGCTGGCCGCCGAGGCCGAGCACAAACCCGTCGAGGAGCGCACGGCCGAGCACGGCTTGCCGGTGCGCACGCCCGGGGCCCGGCTGGTGCCGGGAGCGGCCAACGGCGTCGGCGTCTCCGACCAGCAGCACCGCAGCCAGGACGCCGACGAATCCCTCGTAGGATCGAGCAACGGCCTGCATGCCGCCCGCGATCCCGAGGCGGTCCGCGCCTCGTTCAGCAGCCATTTCGGCGGTGTGCGCAGCGGACGGTCGCACGCCCGCCACTCGAGTCAAGGACCCGACGAGGAATGA
- a CDS encoding DUF742 domain-containing protein, producing MDKREPGPSSPEASLVRPYTLTGGRTNAGVDLPLEAPIQTLQAGRAHRWPIDDARGKIIGLCVKSPSVAEISARLNLPVGVTRVLVGDLVLSGYLRVHRTLTEQSTRDERHELIGRTLRGLKAL from the coding sequence ATGGACAAACGCGAACCCGGGCCGTCCTCACCTGAGGCGAGCCTGGTCCGCCCGTACACCCTGACGGGCGGGCGGACCAACGCCGGCGTCGACCTCCCGCTGGAGGCGCCGATTCAGACGTTGCAGGCCGGGCGGGCTCACCGGTGGCCGATCGACGATGCGAGAGGCAAGATCATCGGACTGTGTGTCAAAAGCCCGTCCGTCGCGGAGATTTCGGCACGGCTGAATCTGCCGGTCGGAGTCACGCGGGTGCTGGTCGGTGATCTGGTCCTGTCCGGTTACCTTCGGGTGCATAGAACGCTGACCGAGCAGTCGACCCGTGATGAGCGCCACGAACTCATAGGAAGGACGCTGCGTGGCCTTAAAGCACTCTGA
- a CDS encoding tRNA (cytidine(34)-2'-O)-methyltransferase: MFRLMFVSPRIPPNTGNAIRTAAATGAELHLVEPMGFDLSEPKVRRAGLDYHDLASVTVHATLQDAWSALLPARVFAFTAHASTSYADVAYRPGDVLMFGPEPDGLDAATLADTHITAQVRIPMLAGRRSLNLSNAAAIAIYEAWRQHGYPGAR, from the coding sequence GTGTTCCGGCTGATGTTCGTGTCGCCGCGGATCCCGCCGAATACGGGCAACGCCATCCGGACGGCCGCGGCTACCGGCGCCGAATTGCATCTGGTTGAGCCGATGGGCTTCGACCTGTCCGAACCGAAGGTCCGCCGCGCTGGATTGGACTACCACGATCTTGCGTCGGTCACGGTGCACGCGACCCTGCAGGACGCCTGGAGTGCGCTGCTGCCGGCGCGGGTGTTCGCCTTCACCGCGCACGCGTCGACGTCGTACGCCGACGTCGCCTATCGGCCCGGTGACGTGTTGATGTTCGGCCCGGAACCCGACGGGCTGGACGCGGCGACCCTGGCCGACACGCACATCACCGCGCAGGTGCGCATCCCGATGCTGGCGGGCCGGCGCTCACTGAACCTGTCGAACGCCGCGGCGATCGCGATCTACGAAGCGTGGCGCCAGCACGGCTACCCCGGGGCGAGGTAG
- a CDS encoding roadblock/LC7 domain-containing protein — protein sequence MTSPGSSLDWLVTKFAREVPGVAHALLVSVDGLPIAASELLPRERADQLAAVASGLASLATGAAQLFDGGQVLQSVVEMQNGYLLLMRVGDGSHLATLAETSCDIGQIGYEMAILVERVGGVVQSTRRSVPDRSAPPQAATRPASSPSTRHS from the coding sequence ATGACGTCTCCCGGCAGCTCCCTGGACTGGCTGGTGACGAAGTTCGCCCGCGAGGTCCCCGGTGTCGCGCATGCGCTGCTGGTGTCCGTGGACGGTCTGCCCATCGCCGCCAGCGAGCTGCTGCCCCGGGAGCGAGCCGACCAGCTGGCCGCGGTCGCGTCCGGGCTGGCCAGCCTCGCGACCGGTGCCGCGCAGCTGTTTGACGGTGGGCAGGTGCTGCAGTCGGTGGTCGAGATGCAGAACGGCTATTTGTTGTTGATGCGCGTCGGCGACGGTTCGCACCTGGCGACGCTGGCCGAGACGTCATGCGATATCGGCCAGATCGGATACGAGATGGCCATCCTTGTCGAACGGGTGGGCGGCGTCGTGCAGTCCACCCGCCGTTCTGTACCCGATCGCTCGGCTCCTCCTCAGGCCGCGACACGGCCTGCATCGTCGCCGAGCACCCGGCACTCGTGA
- a CDS encoding error-prone DNA polymerase translates to MGWFNGPPSWAEMERVLDGKPRHAGAPTPSGPAEDGPLSRKRGTYTPPREPGSTRSSAAAAVPYAELHAHSAYSFLDGASTPEELVEEAARLDLRALALTDHNGLYGAVRFAEAAAELDVRTVFGAELSLGASSVSGARTEKPDPPGPHLLVLARGPEGYRRLSRQLAAAHLAGGEKGKLRLDIDTLTEAADGHWHILTGCRKGSVRQALSDGGPDAAAQALADLVDRFGAHRVSIELTHHGQPLDDERNATLAALAPRFGVGVVATTGAHFAHPSRRRLAMAMGAIRARQSLDSAAGWLAPLGGSHLRSGAEMARLFAQRPEVVTAAAELGEQCAFGLALIAPQLPPFDVPAGYTEDSWLRQLVMAGARDRYGLPEAAPRAYSQIEHELKVIAQLTFPGYFLVVHDIARFCRENNILCQGRGSAANSAVCYALGVTAVDPVVNELLFERFLSPARDGPPDIDMDIESDQREKVIQYVYRKYGRDYAAQVANVITYRGRIAVRDMARALGFSQGQQDAWSKQISHWNGHGPDSNDPAPDLDGIPEQVIELATQIRNLPRHMGIHSGGMVICDRPIADVCPVEWARMENRSVLQWDKDDCAAIGLVKFDLLGLGMLSALHYAKDLVAEHKGIEVDLAKLDLSEPAVYEMLQRADSVGVFQVESRAQMATLPRLKPRVFYDLVVEVALIRPGPIQGGSVHPYIRRRNGMDPVVYDHPSMESALRKTLGVPLFQEQLMQLAVDCAGFSAAEADQLRRAMGSKRSTERMRRLRGRFYDGMRRLHGASDEVIDRTYEKLEAFANFGFPESHALSFASLVFYSSWYKLHHPAAFCAALLRAQPMGFYSPQSLVADARRHGVLVHGPDVNASLAHATLEDSGNAVRLGLGSVRHIGDDLAEQLVEQRKANGPFDSLLDLTTRLQLSVPQTEALATAGALGCFGTSRREALWAAGAAATQRPDRLPGVGSSSHIPALPGMSELELAAADVWATGISPDSYPTQFLRADLDAMGVVPAESLLSVPDGDRVLIAGAVTHRQRPATAQGVTFINLEDETGMVNVLCTPGVWARHRRLANTAPALLVRGQVQNASGAVTVVAERLGRITLAVGSKSRDFR, encoded by the coding sequence GTGGGTTGGTTCAACGGGCCGCCGAGTTGGGCGGAAATGGAGCGGGTGCTCGACGGCAAGCCGCGTCATGCCGGCGCACCCACCCCTTCCGGCCCGGCGGAAGACGGTCCGCTGTCACGCAAACGCGGGACGTACACGCCGCCGCGAGAACCCGGGAGCACTCGCTCGTCCGCCGCTGCTGCCGTTCCGTATGCCGAGCTGCACGCGCATTCGGCGTACAGCTTCCTGGACGGGGCCAGCACGCCCGAGGAGCTGGTCGAGGAGGCCGCCCGGCTGGATCTGCGGGCGCTGGCGCTGACCGACCACAACGGTCTGTACGGGGCGGTGCGGTTCGCCGAGGCGGCCGCCGAACTCGACGTGCGTACCGTGTTCGGCGCCGAGTTGTCGCTGGGCGCCTCGTCGGTTTCGGGGGCTCGTACCGAGAAGCCGGACCCGCCCGGCCCGCACCTGCTGGTGCTGGCCCGCGGCCCGGAGGGTTACCGTCGGCTGTCGCGGCAGCTGGCCGCCGCACATCTGGCCGGCGGTGAGAAAGGCAAGCTGCGCCTCGACATCGACACGTTGACCGAAGCCGCGGACGGGCATTGGCACATCCTGACGGGATGCCGTAAAGGCAGTGTGCGCCAGGCGCTTTCCGACGGCGGTCCGGACGCGGCGGCGCAGGCGCTGGCCGATCTGGTGGACCGCTTCGGGGCGCATCGGGTCAGCATCGAGTTGACTCATCACGGCCAGCCCCTCGACGACGAGCGCAATGCGACACTGGCCGCCCTGGCACCGCGGTTCGGGGTCGGCGTCGTCGCCACCACCGGAGCGCATTTCGCCCATCCGTCGCGCCGCAGGCTGGCCATGGCGATGGGCGCGATCCGGGCCCGGCAGTCGCTGGACTCGGCCGCCGGATGGCTGGCCCCGCTGGGCGGCTCGCACCTGCGGTCCGGTGCGGAGATGGCCCGGCTGTTCGCGCAGCGGCCCGAGGTGGTGACCGCCGCCGCCGAACTCGGCGAGCAGTGCGCGTTCGGGCTGGCACTCATCGCGCCGCAGCTGCCGCCGTTCGACGTGCCCGCCGGGTATACCGAGGACAGCTGGTTGCGGCAGTTGGTGATGGCCGGAGCGCGCGACCGCTACGGCCTCCCCGAGGCCGCGCCGCGTGCGTACTCCCAGATCGAGCATGAGCTGAAAGTCATTGCTCAACTGACGTTTCCGGGCTACTTCCTGGTGGTGCACGATATAGCCCGGTTCTGCCGGGAGAACAACATCCTGTGCCAGGGCAGGGGATCGGCGGCCAACTCCGCGGTCTGTTACGCCCTGGGCGTCACCGCCGTCGATCCGGTGGTCAACGAGCTGTTGTTCGAGCGCTTCTTGTCGCCCGCCCGCGATGGGCCGCCCGACATCGACATGGACATCGAGTCGGATCAGCGCGAAAAGGTCATCCAGTACGTCTACCGCAAATACGGCCGGGATTACGCTGCCCAGGTCGCCAACGTCATCACCTACCGCGGGCGAATTGCGGTGCGCGACATGGCCCGTGCCTTGGGCTTTTCGCAGGGCCAGCAGGACGCCTGGAGCAAGCAGATCAGCCACTGGAACGGGCATGGCCCCGACTCCAATGACCCAGCGCCGGACCTCGACGGTATTCCCGAGCAGGTGATCGAACTGGCCACCCAGATCCGGAATCTGCCGCGGCACATGGGCATTCATTCCGGCGGCATGGTGATCTGTGATCGCCCGATCGCCGACGTCTGCCCGGTGGAGTGGGCGCGGATGGAGAACCGCAGCGTCCTGCAATGGGACAAAGACGATTGTGCGGCCATCGGTTTGGTGAAGTTCGACCTGCTCGGGCTGGGCATGCTCTCGGCGCTGCACTACGCGAAAGATCTGGTGGCCGAACACAAAGGCATCGAGGTGGACCTGGCCAAACTGGACCTCTCCGAGCCCGCGGTGTACGAGATGCTGCAGCGCGCCGATTCCGTCGGGGTGTTCCAGGTGGAGTCGCGCGCGCAGATGGCTACCCTGCCCCGGCTCAAACCCCGGGTGTTCTACGACCTGGTGGTCGAGGTCGCGCTGATTCGCCCCGGGCCCATCCAGGGCGGGTCGGTGCATCCCTACATCCGGCGGCGCAACGGCATGGACCCGGTCGTCTACGACCATCCGTCCATGGAATCGGCTTTGCGAAAGACGCTGGGGGTGCCGCTCTTTCAGGAGCAGCTGATGCAGCTCGCGGTCGACTGCGCCGGCTTCTCCGCCGCCGAGGCCGACCAGCTGCGGCGCGCCATGGGGTCCAAGCGCTCCACCGAACGGATGCGACGGCTGCGTGGCCGGTTCTACGACGGCATGCGCAGGCTGCACGGCGCCTCCGACGAGGTGATCGACCGGACCTACGAAAAGCTGGAAGCCTTCGCCAATTTCGGCTTCCCCGAAAGCCATGCGCTGTCCTTCGCGTCGCTGGTCTTCTACTCGTCCTGGTACAAGCTGCACCACCCGGCCGCGTTCTGCGCCGCGCTGCTGCGCGCGCAGCCGATGGGTTTCTATTCTCCGCAGTCGTTGGTGGCCGATGCGCGCCGGCATGGCGTGCTGGTGCACGGCCCGGACGTCAACGCCAGCCTGGCGCACGCCACCTTGGAAGATTCGGGGAACGCCGTCCGGCTGGGCCTTGGGTCCGTTCGCCATATCGGCGACGACCTCGCCGAGCAGCTGGTCGAGCAGCGAAAAGCCAACGGCCCGTTCGATTCCCTGCTGGACCTGACCACCCGGCTGCAGCTCTCCGTGCCGCAGACCGAAGCGCTGGCGACGGCCGGGGCGCTGGGCTGCTTCGGGACGTCGCGGCGCGAGGCGCTGTGGGCGGCCGGGGCCGCGGCCACCCAACGGCCGGACCGACTGCCCGGCGTGGGGTCGTCGTCGCACATCCCGGCGTTGCCCGGAATGAGCGAGCTGGAGCTGGCCGCCGCCGACGTGTGGGCCACCGGCATCTCCCCGGACAGCTACCCGACGCAGTTCCTGCGGGCCGACCTGGACGCGATGGGCGTCGTGCCCGCCGAGTCGCTGCTCAGCGTGCCCGACGGCGATCGCGTGCTGATCGCCGGCGCGGTGACCCATCGGCAGCGCCCCGCCACGGCGCAGGGGGTGACGTTCATCAACCTCGAAGACGAGACCGGGATGGTCAACGTGCTCTGCACGCCTGGGGTGTGGGCCCGGCACCGCAGGCTGGCGAACACCGCACCGGCACTGCTGGTCCGCGGTCAGGTCCAAAACGCCAGCGGCGCAGTCACCGTCGTGGCCGAGCGGTTGGGCCGCATCACCCTGGCCGTCGGCTCGAAGTCCCGCGACTTCCGTTGA
- a CDS encoding nitroreductase family deazaflavin-dependent oxidoreductase, with amino-acid sequence MTDQVQLSTTDWVREQTEQILAQGTTDGVEILDRPVVLFTVIGAKSGLKRYVPLMRVEKDGRYAMVGSIGGAPKHPTWYHNVKANPNVTVQDGDKVFELTAREVHGAEREEWWQTAVEAYPVYVELQKLTDRTIPIFVLE; translated from the coding sequence ATGACGGATCAAGTACAGCTCAGCACTACCGACTGGGTGCGCGAGCAGACCGAACAAATTCTGGCGCAGGGCACCACGGATGGCGTTGAGATCTTGGACCGGCCCGTCGTCCTGTTCACGGTGATCGGCGCGAAGAGTGGGCTCAAACGGTACGTGCCACTGATGCGCGTGGAAAAGGACGGACGCTACGCGATGGTCGGCTCCATCGGAGGAGCCCCGAAGCACCCGACGTGGTACCACAACGTCAAGGCCAACCCGAATGTGACTGTGCAAGACGGCGACAAGGTCTTCGAGTTGACGGCACGCGAAGTCCACGGCGCCGAACGCGAGGAGTGGTGGCAGACGGCGGTCGAGGCCTACCCCGTGTACGTCGAGTTGCAGAAGCTGACGGACAGGACGATCCCGATATTCGTCCTGGAATGA
- a CDS encoding GTP-binding protein, which produces MALKHSESGASASTKIVVAGGFGAGKTTFVGAVSEIMPLRTEEIVTDASAGVDMLEATPQKRTTTVAMDFGRITLDRDLVLYLFGTPGQRRFWFMWDDLVRGAIGAIVLVDCRRLQDSFAAVDFFEHRKLPFLIAVNQFDGAPKYPVDAVREALILPPHIPVINVDARDRRSATDALIAVSEYALHRLSSPVGS; this is translated from the coding sequence GTGGCCTTAAAGCACTCTGAGTCCGGCGCCAGCGCCTCGACGAAGATCGTCGTCGCGGGCGGGTTCGGCGCCGGCAAGACCACGTTCGTCGGGGCGGTCTCGGAGATCATGCCGCTGCGCACCGAGGAGATCGTCACCGATGCCTCGGCCGGCGTCGACATGCTCGAGGCCACGCCCCAGAAGCGGACGACCACGGTGGCAATGGACTTCGGCCGGATCACGCTGGACCGGGACCTGGTGCTCTATCTGTTCGGCACCCCGGGGCAGCGGCGGTTCTGGTTCATGTGGGACGACCTGGTACGTGGTGCCATCGGCGCGATCGTCCTGGTCGACTGCCGCCGCCTGCAGGACAGCTTCGCCGCGGTCGACTTCTTCGAGCACCGCAAGCTGCCGTTCCTGATCGCGGTCAACCAATTCGACGGTGCGCCAAAGTATCCCGTGGACGCCGTGCGCGAGGCACTGATCCTGCCCCCGCACATTCCGGTGATCAACGTCGATGCCAGGGATCGGCGTTCGGCGACTGATGCGCTGATCGCGGTCAGCGAATACGCATTGCACCGGCTCTCGTCGCCCGTGGGTAGCTGA